Within Limanda limanda chromosome 1, fLimLim1.1, whole genome shotgun sequence, the genomic segment AAGACGTGTCAGTAAACGGGACGCCCCCTAGTCCAAGGACATACCACACCAACTCAGCCTGCCTCGGGGACACATTGTATGTCTTCTCTGGAGGTGAAGCAGGAGCTTCCCCTGTGTCCGACCAAAAACTTCATGTCTTCGATTCAGGTTTGTGTTGAATTTaagaaaatttaaaagaaattgaGATCTttgagggaaaaagaaaagacaaactgaaCGTTTTGTGTTTTGGCAAAAAGATTCTGCCACATTTGGTATAAGtagtttttaatcatttttaattaaaacaagatTCGGACAAGACATAAATCAATCAGGAATTTTTTATAGAAGaaacttttcttttcataccagaaaaaataacttaaataatttACTTTAATGTGAATCTGTTCTAGTTTCTTTAACCTGGTCCCAACCAGAAACACAAGGCAGACACCCACCAGCCAGACACGGCCACATCATTGTAGCAGTGGGTTCGAAGATCTACATTCACGGAGGCCTGGCTGGAGAAAAATTGCACAATGACATGTACTCTCTCGACACAGGTAAGCCTGAACTCCTCCGTCAATTATTTTCAGAGGATTTAAGTTTTAAGCTGCCTTGCAGTTATCTCAGATGATGATCACAGTGCAGGGGGGAAATGCtgtcaaaactttttttttaagggaGTATGAAGTGGGAGAAAGTGCAGACCAAAGGAGATATCCCACCTGGAGTGGCAGCCCACTCGGCAGTGGTGCTGGAGAAGAACATCTACATCTTTGGAGGAATGAATAAGGATGGTGCCAGCAACTCCATGCACAGATTCAACACAGGTAGCCTGCCGTTAACAGatattttttcttcagtttataTTTTACACCTGCTTATATCTGATCTTTCATATACAAGTGAAACAGTGTAGTtctcaaataaaatgtaaaagattATTTGCACACGTAGTGATATAAAACTGTCTGCTTGCAGAAAAAAGTAGATGGTCCCTAATGAATTTCCAAGGAGATATGCCACCAAATCGTTTGGACCACTCCATGTGTTTGTTGCCCTGGAAGGTGCATGAAGAAGAGCAGGTCGACAGCCCTGCTGCCTCAGAGACAAAACATCTGGCCTTTGTATTTGGAGGGATGGACACAGCAGGTGTCATACATAATGACTGTATTGTGACTGTATTGACATGATATATTAATTCACTCAAATTGTAATAAAGTGTTTTGACTGACTATTGAAAACCTTACAAATGGTCAAGATGTTTCTTAaccttatttaaatattaatctgAATATTGTTTAGCAAATACTGACTAGGGTCCTGTGGTATAAAGCTggatttttattcatttgagcCAGTGATCAATGTCTGCCAGTATTCATGCTAAGTGTTGTACCCTCAAATTGTAAATGAATTCATTAGACAACTTTTTatatatcaaacatttatttcaatgtATTTCCCGAAGAACAATGACCAGATTCAATAAATAACTTTTCATAATTGCCTGTGAACATAACGAGCCCTTGATCCCACAGACACTCTACTCAAGGGACCCACAAATACCTGCCCACCCACCCCGCTAAGCCCCTCCCCACAAGAGAACCCTAGTCGGACTGCctgagaacagcagcagcaagccTCATATTGGGCTGATGAATATCTCCGCCTCTCAGCGAAGAGAACACCTCTCGCACACTGAAACCCTTTTTAAAGTCTTTCTTTAGATTCAGTATGGTTGTTTGTTATCGCCACCCCTTCCCAACCTTTCCACTCACTATTTGAGTCCCATCAGTCCAATATGTACATCAAGATGCCACTACCAGAGAGGCAAGGGGCGACAGAAGAGATGACTTAGATGACTTCCAAACCTGCCTACAACTCATCCTTCTCCTCCGGCTCGCTCTCAGCGCCCTCAGGTGGGGGGCCGCCCGCACTGCCATAAAGCTTGCTGATAATGGGCTGCACCACTTCTTCCAGCTCCTTCTTCTTGGCCTGGAAGTCTTCCAGCTCAGCCTCTTGGTGCGACTCCATCCACTCAATCTTCTCCTCTACTGCCTTCTCGATGATTTCCTTGTCTTCATCAGACAGCTTGCCTCCAAGCTTCTCCTTGTCGCCGATCTGGTTCTTCAGGGAGTAGGCGTAGCTCTCCAGCTCGTTGCGGGAGTCGATCCTCTCTTTCAGCTGCTTGTCCTCATCTGCAAAGCGCTCGGCGTCATTCACCATGCGCTCAATGTCCTCAGGTGTCAGGCGGTTCTGGTCGTTGGTGATTGTGATCTTGTTCTTGTTGCCTGTGCCCTTGTCTTCAGCTCCGACTCGCAGAATGCCATTGACATCGATTTCAAAAGTGACTTCAATCTGTGGTACGCCACGAGGGGCAGGAGGGATTCCTGTCAGGTCGAAGGTTCCCAGCAGATGGTTGTCTTTTGTAAGAGGACGCTCACCTGAAGAGAGAGTCAACAATAATCAAGCTCGGGTAGTGTTTAATTTTTCTTTGTGAAtacaaggaaaataaaaacctatCGTGGAAGAGTTTACAGTGTAATGTCCAATTCTTACCTTCATAGACCTTAATGGTGACAGTGGGCTGGTTATCAGAGGCTGTAGAGAAGATCTGAGATTTCTTGGTGGGCACCACAGTGTTCCTGGGGATCAGTTTGGTCATGACTCCTCCAACTGTCTCAATACCAAGAGTCAGAGGGCACACATCCAGAAGAACCACATCACCTGCAAGAGAGGACAACGTTTAATAAACTGGATAAAAATTGAAAGCCTGGCTCAGTTTGCGAGATACTATTATGAGGGTAATGACTTACCAGTGTCCTCCTCTCCAGAGAGCACTCCAGCCTGCACAGCAGCTCCATATGCCACAGCCTCATCAGGGTTGATGCCTCTAGATGGCTCCTTGCCATTGAAGAACTCCTTCACCAGCTGCTGAATTTTGGGGATACGGGTGGAGCCTCCAACCAGGACAATCTCATCAATGTCAGGTTTCTTCAGGTCAGAATCGTCCAGCACCTTCTGTACAGGCTTCATGGTGGAACGGAACAGGTCCTGGAAGAATACAAGACATGGTTAATAAGCTTACTAAAAATATTAACAGTTTTAAGCTGTGGTAgtctttgtgtttatataattgAACTGTTACACTGTGACTTACCATGTTCAGCTCTTCGAACTTGGCACGGGTCAGTGTCTCAGAAAAGTCTTCTCCCTCAAAGAAGGACTCGATCTCAATGCGGGCCTGGTGCTGAGCGGACAGCCCCCTCTTTGCCTTTTCAACCTCACGACGCAGCTTCTGCACAGCACGGTGGTCTTTGCGCACATCTTTGCCAGTTTTCTTCTTGTACAGCTTGATGAAGTGCTCCATGACACGCTGGTCGAAGTCTTCACCTCCCAGGTGAGTGTCACCATTGGTGGCCACCACTTCAAATACGCCATTGTCGATGGTCAGGAGGGAGACATCAAAGGTGCCACCACCCAGATCAAACACAAGAATGTTCTTCTCGCCATCCCTCTTGTCCAGACCATAAGCAATGGCAGCGGCAGTTCTAAAAGAAACAGTAATGGTTGTCTTTTAATATAGGAAAGAGGGGAAAACACATTCACCCCATAAAAATCAGgtcattaaatcattttcatttgacACTTACGGCTCATTGATGATTCTCATAACGATCAGACCAGCGATGGTTCCAGCATCCTTAGTAGCCTGACGCTGGGCATCATTGAAGTAAGCAGGGACAGTGACAACAGCGTGTGTGACCTGAGGACGAAAAATAGGAGAAAATTAGACTAAAATATTCACTGTTTATCTTGGACTTGAACATTCTTTGATGCATTTTCTTGGAAAATGTTCATACCTTCTTGCCCAGGTAAGCTTCAGCAGTCTCCTTCATCTTAGTCAGCACCATGGCAGAGATCTCCTCAGGAGCAAATGACTTCATTACGCCACCACCAATGTCAACCTGGATATGGGGCTTGCTCTTCTTCTCAGTGACCTAAAGAGAGAAACAATCAAGATTAATATCCAAGTACGTCACTTAACCACTACCTGATGATCTTTTGACCCCACCACCACAACTATTATGAGCAAAGACTGACCTTGAAGGGAAAGTACTTGATGTCCTGCTGCACATGGGCGTCCCCCCAAATGCGTCCAATCAGTCTCTTGGCATCGAAAACCGTGTTCTCAGGGTTGGAGGTCAGCTGGTTCTTAGCGGCATCACCGATAAGGCGCTCGCCCTCACTGGTGAAGGCCACGTATGATGGGGTGATGCGGTTACCCTGGTCGTTGGCAATGATCTCCACACGGCCATTCTTGAACACTCCAACACtgaaggaaaacattttatagATTAGAGTAATTTAATTTCCAACATCTACTATAACATTAATTTCTATAAGGAGACAACAATCATGCCATGATCAGTCTTTTGCTCACCATGAGTAGGTCGTGCCCAGGTCGATTCCAACCACGGTCCCCACTTGTTCCTTCCTGTCGTCGTCATCGGCAAACGCAGTGCCGGCGACCAGCAATACGGCCAAAAGCAGCTTCATGTCCGCTTCTTCGTAAGCTCGGATCTCCAGAGAAAACCTGAAGAGAAGCAGAACAATGTAAAAACGTGGCCACGCTAACGTGACGTGGGCTGTCTGCCTCCCAAATTCACGCCCGCCGAAGGCTTATGCTAATGTTCCGTGTCATTCATTGGGCTTCAGACCTTTAATGGCCGGGACCTCGGCTGATGAATCCCCACAAAACGTCACACAATAACCCTTGGAAGAAAATGAGTTAGCTGAATGGAGCACTAACTGCTTTTATTCATCGTTAGCACGTTTTTGTCCTCCACTCGCCGGTAGCTAGCTAACCACGTCACACTGTCTAGCCGGCATGCGAGAGTAAATATTACGGTCGAGTATTGTTTAAAGTGTGTTATTGTGATGAACGGCACATTGCAGTCACAGTAACTGTACATCCGAAtttagaaaatacacaaaacccTTCGGTTAAACACACCGCTCTCCTCCAATGTTAGCTTAGCTGCCCTGATGGGGTTTGCTTTGTagaaattatgaattattacATTTCCGCTTAGTCATATTCACAACAAAGGTATACGTACTTTGAACCGGAGTATTATCAGCGAGTCCTCGGCCTCTACGTGTGTTCTCTCGTTGCAAAGcgtgtcttctcctctctgtgtgttctgtACTCTTTTCTCTGTGAAGTGATTTTCGACGAGAGGCTCTCTCCCAATTTATAAGCAGTCACTTCTTCCCCGTCGTGGAGCCACGCGATTGGCCGAGCGGCTGTTCGTTGGAAGGCGCGTATTGGTGCCTGCCGGTACGCTGGCCGCCGCTGATTGGGTGCCCGGCAGGTCGCGTCGACGTCACCGCTTTTGCACCACCGCCGCCGACGCTGATTGGCTGTCTGTCGGCCAGCTCCAGGAAGTCTGCTGGTGCAACGACACGCCATTCATCCGACCAGGGCATGGCTGCATGTCCACACTTCATACATCAGAAGTTactgcttctttctttcctctttctaaAACAATGACCCCCCCACCTGTAAGAGGCAGACAGTCAGTCTCACTCTGCTGTTGTTTCCACCTGTGTTAGTTTCAGGAGTACTAGTGATGACTCACTGCTATTAGTAAGAGAAGCATTAACCCTGTGTAATATGTGTGACTAAATGACCTAAAAGCAAAAATGTTGTTGCATCAGTTGAACTGGATTGACTCGACGTTGCATCAGTGACAATTACGATCACATACAGATTTCCCATAAGCTAAAATATTTTGGCACATTTTGCACATAAGCAGGTTACAGGTTACATAACACATCAAACACCTACAGTCCACTGCGTTCTGTCATATGGTCTCCTATCTCAAAAAGTCAAAATAGGTCAAGGTTAGACAAACGGTTACCAGCACCACACCACACAGTCTATATGATCCCTTTAAAATGTGCAGACTTACATTGCTAAAATGTGTCactgtaaataaatgtattaaacaagcatttattaaatattaaaggtATATGAAATAACTTTCTTCTTTCTTGCTTTTCTTGACAATGGTGCATGTCTTGATTATAATGTAACATAATGTGTCTATTTCCAACTGACACACATATGCTGTTGAACCAAATCTGGTTACTTATGTGGTATCCGAAAATATGAGGAAGACAATGATCATTCTTTAATAAGGAGATCTCGGTGAGATAAATCCACGAATCAGCTTGTTTCAcaatttttcaattaaaaaatccCGGATATTATGGCAGCTGCCTGTTTTATTGTctattgaaaaaatgttgacACACTAAATacgtcttttttttgtttcaatacATTTCAAGAAATGACAGGGAAGAAACTAAATATGTGAAACCATTGTGTTCTGTTGTTTATGGAATTGTCCTTTCTTGAAAATACCTGAAATGGTTCAGATTAATTTTTTGACCCTCAAAAagaaaatttgtaaaataatataatacttttttttttgccagacACAGGCTACATTTATTCTctatttgtctctttctctgtcttggGCGTCACTGAACCATTACTGAGTCCCTGGCTTACAGATATATAAGGTTTCTTATGAGCTATAAAGGAGAAAGAGGGTACACCCATTTCAGCTTGGTCTGTAGTTGAGGACAAGTTTTCCTCTCCTGCATAGCTTATATGAGTCAGAAATTTTAGTAACAGTTTGGATATATAAATCATTTAGCTGAAGATGTCATCCTTCAGGGAGGACTGAACAGCTTCAACACAATCATATCTGTTGATGTTATTGTTATGTTATTATTTAATGGCTGAAATTTTCACTTATGCCTTTGTTTGGTCTGACTTGATTTTCACAGTTTGAGAGGGACAGGATAGGATATCAGACTTAACACTTATAATGTAgataatatttgtattctgttcTGTTGATACAAATGTATTGGACACTAATGCATTTGGGATCCAGAGGCCTCATTCTCTCTCAAACTCTGGAGTCTTTCTTGCTCAAATAGGTTTCTTGTTCCACAGCTAAGCTGAATATACAAGTTGGTCGCACTGTTTGATTTtctctttcagtttttctcacCCAGTGTAGGAGGAGCTATGGCATTGCTGAATGAAAGTTTCAGGAAGTGATCAAAtgcagaaatatatatatattaagaacaaattcaagattcaagactttattTATCATGTGCACAGCAATTACAGACAACAGTCGCTGGCAATTATTGTTACAGGTCTCCCTTCTAGCCATGCtcagaaatatttgaaaatcCACACAagcaacaaaaaataaaataatataaaactaaattatttaaactaaaataaagaatatatatatatatatatatatatatatatatatatatatatatacacaaacatatgtattatattgtattatattatttttcataaCATAATATTGTGCTTGTCTGATAGAACATAACTAAGAACAGATCGTTTCATTCTTTACTAGCTCTGCACTGCACACATGAAAGCAAAATTAAAATAGAACTAAACTTGAACGAGGACATccagagggggacagagagacagctcaccttcaaagtaaaagttcaggaggccagaggtttgatttgattaatgagtAATGAATACTCTTACTCCTTGTGCTAGTTGATGGGAACAATATGTAATTTAATTGATCACCGAATATAAACTAGAatgttttgcatgaattttcagaattatattaaattaaatgtgtcccacactgtgattcttgtaaggcgtcagaagccaaggttggaaactactgggttattctctaacaattgttttttttaaagcatataaaatcatccagtatcttaaatccaaaaatataaaagtaacttttaagtaaggctgtcaaatatatgtagtaaagtagaaaataaaatgggttcaatccccactcttccccatctgcatgccgtagtgtccttggcaagatactgaacccctaaa encodes:
- the rabepk gene encoding rab9 effector protein with kelch motifs isoform X2; its protein translation is MELLPVLEPLDKPKQGMWYSLIPRGGAPGVGVGHTCTFTSSGDGDRGRILIVGGANPSGSFSHSHFINLDNHEWDIPEWEGLEARYEHCSFVPESCPQSLWVFGGAQPSGNRSCIQNLQLTDSSAHWKDVSVNGTPPSPRTYHTNSACLGDTLYVFSGGEAGASPVSDQKLHVFDSVSLTWSQPETQGRHPPARHGHIIVAVGSKIYIHGGLAGEKLHNDMYSLDTGSMKWEKVQTKGDIPPGVAAHSAVVLEKNIYIFGGMNKDGASNSMHRFNTEKSRWSLMNFQGDMPPNRLDHSMCLLPWKVHEEEQVDSPAASETKHLAFVFGGMDTAGVIHNDCIVTVLT
- the rabepk gene encoding rab9 effector protein with kelch motifs isoform X3 yields the protein MWYSLIPRGGAPGVGVGHTCTFTSSGDGDRGRILIVGGANPSGSFSHSHFINLDNHEWDIPEWEGLEARYEHCSFVPESCPQSLWVFGGAQPSGNRSCIQNLQLTDSSAHWKDVSVNGTPPSPRTYHTNSACLGDTLYVFSGGEAGASPVSDQKLHVFDSVSLTWSQPETQGRHPPARHGHIIVAVGSKIYIHGGLAGEKLHNDMYSLDTGSMKWEKVQTKGDIPPGVAAHSAVVLEKNIYIFGGMNKDGASNSMHRFNTEKSRWSLMNFQGDMPPNRLDHSMCLLPWKVHEEEQVDSPAASETKHLAFVFGGMDTAGVIHNDCIVTVLT
- the rabepk gene encoding rab9 effector protein with kelch motifs isoform X1; protein product: MSLTAMELLPVLEPLDKPKQGMWYSLIPRGGAPGVGVGHTCTFTSSGDGDRGRILIVGGANPSGSFSHSHFINLDNHEWDIPEWEGLEARYEHCSFVPESCPQSLWVFGGAQPSGNRSCIQNLQLTDSSAHWKDVSVNGTPPSPRTYHTNSACLGDTLYVFSGGEAGASPVSDQKLHVFDSVSLTWSQPETQGRHPPARHGHIIVAVGSKIYIHGGLAGEKLHNDMYSLDTGSMKWEKVQTKGDIPPGVAAHSAVVLEKNIYIFGGMNKDGASNSMHRFNTEKSRWSLMNFQGDMPPNRLDHSMCLLPWKVHEEEQVDSPAASETKHLAFVFGGMDTAGVIHNDCIVTVLT
- the hspa5 gene encoding endoplasmic reticulum chaperone BiP encodes the protein MKLLLAVLLVAGTAFADDDDRKEQVGTVVGIDLGTTYSCVGVFKNGRVEIIANDQGNRITPSYVAFTSEGERLIGDAAKNQLTSNPENTVFDAKRLIGRIWGDAHVQQDIKYFPFKVTEKKSKPHIQVDIGGGVMKSFAPEEISAMVLTKMKETAEAYLGKKVTHAVVTVPAYFNDAQRQATKDAGTIAGLIVMRIINEPTAAAIAYGLDKRDGEKNILVFDLGGGTFDVSLLTIDNGVFEVVATNGDTHLGGEDFDQRVMEHFIKLYKKKTGKDVRKDHRAVQKLRREVEKAKRGLSAQHQARIEIESFFEGEDFSETLTRAKFEELNMDLFRSTMKPVQKVLDDSDLKKPDIDEIVLVGGSTRIPKIQQLVKEFFNGKEPSRGINPDEAVAYGAAVQAGVLSGEEDTGDVVLLDVCPLTLGIETVGGVMTKLIPRNTVVPTKKSQIFSTASDNQPTVTIKVYEGERPLTKDNHLLGTFDLTGIPPAPRGVPQIEVTFEIDVNGILRVGAEDKGTGNKNKITITNDQNRLTPEDIERMVNDAERFADEDKQLKERIDSRNELESYAYSLKNQIGDKEKLGGKLSDEDKEIIEKAVEEKIEWMESHQEAELEDFQAKKKELEEVVQPIISKLYGSAGGPPPEGAESEPEEKDEL